A genomic window from Cupriavidus basilensis includes:
- the trmB gene encoding tRNA (guanosine(46)-N7)-methyltransferase TrmB: protein MLPQDPSSDPTPADDADNAPAKAADGSDVAHPRRIRSFVRRAGRTSTGQQRAIDDLGPRFILPYAPQPLDWEATFGRAAPAILEIGFGMGETTAHIAQLRPQDNFLGCEVHEPGVGALLKLLGEREIGNVRIMPHDAVEVIAHMLTESCLDGVHIFFPDPWHKKRHNKRRLVQPPLVKLLANRLKPGGYLHCATDWEEYAHQMVEVLSGEPTLTNTSDAAGGFAPRPDYRPVTKFERRGVRLGHGVWDVVFRKRA from the coding sequence ATGCTCCCCCAAGACCCCAGCTCCGACCCGACGCCAGCCGACGACGCTGACAACGCGCCCGCCAAGGCTGCCGACGGCAGCGACGTGGCGCATCCGCGCCGCATCCGTTCCTTCGTGCGCCGCGCGGGGCGAACCTCCACCGGCCAGCAGCGTGCCATCGATGACCTGGGGCCGCGCTTCATCCTGCCCTACGCACCGCAGCCGCTCGACTGGGAGGCCACGTTCGGCCGCGCCGCGCCAGCCATCCTCGAGATCGGGTTCGGCATGGGCGAGACCACCGCGCATATCGCGCAACTGCGCCCGCAGGACAATTTCCTGGGCTGTGAGGTGCATGAACCCGGCGTGGGCGCCCTGCTCAAGCTGCTGGGAGAGCGCGAGATCGGTAATGTGCGGATCATGCCGCATGACGCCGTGGAGGTCATCGCGCACATGCTGACGGAATCCTGCCTGGACGGCGTGCACATCTTCTTCCCCGACCCGTGGCACAAGAAGCGCCACAACAAGCGGCGCCTGGTGCAGCCGCCGCTGGTCAAGCTGTTGGCCAACCGCCTGAAGCCGGGCGGCTACCTGCACTGCGCGACCGACTGGGAAGAGTATGCCCACCAGATGGTGGAAGTGCTGTCGGGTGAACCCACTCTGACCAACACCTCGGACGCCGCCGGCGGCTTTGCGCCGCGGCCCGACTATCGCCCGGTGACCAAGTTCGAGCGCCGCGGCGTGAGGCTGGGCCATGGCGTGTGGGACGTGGTGTTCCGCAAGCGGGCTTGA
- a CDS encoding aldose epimerase, producing MPTPAATCMLPLNSKHFQGQELIRVGDDSSFMLLAPQFGARLVRWVHRGEDILYWPQNADWSQLARVRGGNPILFPFIARHFVDSVPGAWKDASGTVRTLPIHGFARDLPFAGTRHEAGRSLTMTLQASDATRAAYPFEFLFEVTYRLLDDGLEATLRTRNAGEQALPYYAGHHFYFPLAHQARAASTLTMPAAELMRQRPDGSLASNGQGAETYQLDDPRLQDTFHVLHAQPAAPRHCTLATPPDATAPHGRKLVIDLDTPGSTPWFAVTTWSERVDSDFYCVEPWLGLPNAIHHGTGLRWLAPGQEEAAVCRLRVAP from the coding sequence ATGCCCACTCCCGCCGCAACTTGCATGCTGCCTCTCAATTCTAAGCATTTCCAAGGCCAGGAACTGATCCGGGTCGGAGACGATTCCAGTTTCATGCTGCTCGCCCCGCAGTTCGGCGCCCGCCTGGTGCGCTGGGTGCATCGCGGCGAGGACATCCTTTACTGGCCGCAGAACGCCGACTGGTCCCAACTGGCCCGCGTGCGTGGCGGCAACCCGATACTGTTCCCCTTCATTGCCAGGCACTTCGTCGACAGCGTGCCCGGCGCATGGAAAGACGCCAGTGGCACCGTGCGGACGCTGCCGATCCACGGCTTCGCGCGCGACCTACCCTTCGCGGGCACCCGGCACGAGGCGGGACGCAGCCTGACCATGACGCTGCAAGCGTCGGACGCAACGCGCGCGGCCTACCCCTTCGAGTTCCTGTTCGAGGTCACCTACCGGCTGCTCGACGACGGCCTCGAAGCCACATTGCGCACGCGCAACGCTGGCGAGCAGGCCCTGCCTTACTACGCCGGCCACCACTTCTACTTCCCGCTCGCCCACCAGGCGCGCGCCGCTTCCACACTGACCATGCCGGCCGCGGAACTGATGCGCCAGCGCCCCGACGGCTCGCTGGCATCGAACGGCCAGGGCGCCGAGACCTATCAGCTCGACGACCCGCGCCTGCAAGACACCTTTCACGTCCTGCATGCCCAGCCCGCAGCGCCGCGCCACTGCACGCTGGCCACGCCACCCGATGCCACCGCCCCGCATGGCCGCAAACTGGTGATCGATCTGGACACGCCGGGCAGCACGCCTTGGTTCGCGGTCACCACCTGGTCGGAGCGCGTCGACTCCGACTTCTACTGCGTGGAACCCTGGCTAGGCCTGCCCAACGCCATCCACCACGGCACGGGGTTGCGCTGGCTCGCGCCGGGCCAGGAGGAAGCGGCGGTCTGCCGGCTGCGGGTGGCTCCATAA
- a CDS encoding DUF1439 domain-containing protein, translating to MVMINRRRWLAASAGAALAAALVGCGMMGNDYTFSQSQLQSALERKFPFNKRYMELFDIQLANPQLTLDPSRNRVNVQFDATVNNRLFSGEPMTGRFALDSGLRYDPASRAVVLQDPQVQQFEVRGLPPQLTRQFNALGGILAEQLLQGYPLYTFRPDELRLAGASVEPGTITVLPNGINVKINRP from the coding sequence ATGGTCATGATCAATCGCCGGCGCTGGCTGGCAGCAAGCGCTGGCGCCGCGCTGGCCGCGGCACTTGTTGGCTGCGGCATGATGGGCAACGACTACACGTTCTCGCAGAGCCAGCTGCAATCGGCCCTGGAGCGCAAGTTCCCGTTCAACAAGCGCTATATGGAGCTGTTCGACATCCAGCTCGCCAACCCGCAGCTCACGCTCGATCCCAGCCGCAACCGGGTGAACGTGCAGTTCGACGCGACCGTGAACAACCGCCTGTTCTCTGGCGAGCCGATGACCGGCCGCTTTGCGCTGGACAGCGGGCTGCGCTACGATCCGGCCAGCCGCGCGGTGGTGCTGCAGGACCCGCAGGTCCAGCAGTTCGAAGTCAGGGGCCTGCCGCCTCAACTCACGCGCCAGTTCAACGCGCTCGGCGGCATCCTTGCGGAGCAGTTGCTGCAAGGCTATCCGCTCTATACCTTCCGTCCCGACGAGTTGCGCCTCGCCGGCGCCAGTGTCGAACCCGGTACAATCACCGTTTTGCCCAACGGGATCAACGTCAAGATCAATCGGCCTTGA
- a CDS encoding efflux RND transporter periplasmic adaptor subunit translates to MTRRKKILIAAIATIAVVAVLSAAAAVRKASNGKPGAAPAAPAAPAAAVQDLVEFLPSDLVEATTQDLRVSLPLSGGLRALNQASVKAKVAGEVQQVLVREGEAVRAGQVIVRIDATEYQAKVTQARGQMLAARGQYENSKQTFERNRELVAKGFISKTAFDNFQSNLDVAHANLDAAQGGLEVAQKALADTIVKSPLDGLVAARAVQPGEKVSPDTRLIDVVDLRVLELEAPIPMADVARVAIGQAVQLDVEGSGRFEGKLVRINPAVSQGTRSIMVYVRVDNPEARLRAGMFAQGALVLGHHAGVVAVPVTAVRNDGERTFVYSVENDVLAERQVKLGIRDDASGLVEITSGLATGAKVVRNNLGTLRAGSRVKLVKA, encoded by the coding sequence ATGACCCGACGCAAGAAGATCCTGATCGCCGCGATCGCCACCATCGCGGTGGTTGCCGTGCTCAGCGCCGCTGCCGCCGTGCGCAAGGCAAGCAATGGCAAGCCTGGCGCGGCCCCGGCGGCCCCGGCGGCCCCGGCGGCCGCGGTGCAAGACCTGGTGGAGTTCCTGCCATCGGACCTGGTCGAGGCCACCACGCAAGACTTGCGCGTGTCGCTGCCGCTGTCAGGCGGGCTGCGGGCGCTGAACCAGGCCTCGGTCAAGGCCAAGGTTGCCGGCGAGGTACAGCAAGTGCTGGTGCGCGAGGGCGAAGCCGTGCGCGCCGGCCAGGTCATCGTGCGCATCGATGCAACCGAGTACCAGGCCAAGGTGACGCAGGCGCGCGGGCAAATGCTGGCGGCGCGCGGCCAGTATGAGAATTCGAAGCAGACCTTCGAGCGCAACCGCGAGCTGGTGGCCAAGGGCTTCATCTCAAAGACCGCCTTCGACAACTTCCAGAGCAACCTGGATGTGGCGCACGCCAATCTCGATGCCGCCCAGGGCGGCCTTGAAGTCGCGCAGAAGGCGCTCGCCGACACCATCGTCAAATCGCCGCTGGATGGCCTGGTGGCCGCGCGCGCGGTGCAGCCGGGCGAGAAGGTCTCGCCCGACACGCGCCTGATCGACGTGGTCGACCTGCGTGTGCTGGAACTCGAGGCACCGATCCCCATGGCGGATGTGGCTCGCGTTGCCATCGGCCAGGCCGTGCAGCTCGACGTGGAAGGCAGCGGCCGCTTCGAGGGCAAGCTGGTGCGCATCAACCCGGCGGTAAGCCAGGGCACGCGCAGCATCATGGTCTATGTGCGGGTGGACAACCCCGAGGCGCGCCTGCGCGCGGGCATGTTCGCCCAGGGCGCGCTGGTGCTCGGCCACCACGCCGGCGTGGTGGCGGTGCCAGTCACAGCGGTGCGCAACGATGGCGAGCGCACGTTCGTCTACAGCGTGGAGAATGACGTGCTGGCGGAACGCCAGGTCAAGCTGGGCATCCGCGACGATGCGAGCGGGCTGGTGGAAATCACCAGCGGCCTGGCCACCGGCGCCAAGGTGGTGCGCAACAACCTCGGCACCCTGCGCGCGGGCAGCCGCGTCAAGCTGGTCAAGGCGTAG
- a CDS encoding polyhydroxyalkanoate depolymerase, with product MLYQVYQTYADFMQPACSLADMVSNTLAENPRLAGCEPMLATRAACEVLALSRLTHHRPPFAIDSVMVNGTPVQVTEEVTASTPFCSLLHFRKHGVYDHPRVLLVAPMSGHFATLLRGTVQTMLRDHDVYITDWHNPRDISLAHGRFGFDEYVYHLIDFLRVLGGGTHLMAVCQPTVAALAAVALMAEDSDPAQPPSLILMAGPIDARINPTKVNELATSQPIEWFERSLTSYVPFRFAGAMRRVYPGFMQLIAFMSMNSERHQQAFRDLYDLRASGQHDRADAIQVFYEEYFATMDLSAEFYLETVSMVFQEFLLAQGLLDVGGRRVNPHAIHRTALLTVEGERDDICAIGQTMAAQELCGSLRPYMRMHHVQTGVGHYGVFNGKRWDSQVYPLVRNAVHMNA from the coding sequence ATGCTGTATCAGGTGTACCAGACTTATGCGGATTTCATGCAGCCCGCCTGCAGCCTGGCCGACATGGTGTCGAACACGCTTGCAGAAAATCCGCGCCTGGCGGGATGCGAGCCGATGCTTGCCACGCGCGCGGCCTGCGAGGTGCTCGCACTGAGCCGCCTGACACACCATCGCCCGCCGTTCGCCATCGACAGCGTCATGGTGAACGGCACACCGGTACAGGTTACGGAGGAAGTGACCGCGAGCACGCCGTTCTGCTCGCTGCTGCATTTTCGCAAGCACGGCGTCTACGACCACCCGCGCGTGCTGCTGGTGGCACCGATGTCGGGCCACTTTGCCACGTTGCTGCGTGGCACCGTGCAGACCATGCTGCGCGATCACGATGTCTACATCACCGACTGGCACAACCCGCGCGACATCTCGCTGGCGCACGGCCGCTTTGGCTTTGACGAGTACGTCTATCACTTGATCGATTTCCTGCGCGTGCTGGGCGGCGGCACGCACCTGATGGCGGTGTGCCAGCCCACGGTGGCGGCGCTCGCCGCCGTGGCGTTGATGGCGGAAGATAGCGATCCGGCGCAGCCGCCGAGCCTGATCCTGATGGCCGGCCCCATCGACGCGCGCATCAACCCGACCAAGGTCAATGAGCTTGCCACCAGCCAGCCCATCGAATGGTTCGAGCGCTCGCTCACCAGCTATGTGCCGTTTCGCTTTGCCGGTGCGATGCGTCGCGTCTACCCCGGCTTCATGCAGCTGATCGCCTTCATGAGCATGAACAGCGAGCGCCACCAGCAGGCTTTCCGCGACCTCTACGACCTGCGTGCCAGCGGCCAGCATGATCGCGCGGATGCGATCCAGGTGTTCTACGAGGAGTACTTCGCCACCATGGACCTGAGCGCGGAGTTCTATCTCGAAACCGTGAGCATGGTGTTCCAGGAATTCCTGCTGGCGCAGGGCCTGCTGGACGTAGGCGGGCGCCGTGTGAACCCGCACGCGATCCACCGCACGGCGCTGCTCACGGTGGAGGGCGAGCGCGACGATATCTGCGCCATCGGGCAGACCATGGCCGCGCAGGAACTGTGCGGCAGCCTGCGGCCCTATATGCGCATGCACCACGTGCAAACCGGCGTGGGGCACTACGGCGTGTTCAATGGCAAGCGCTGGGATTCGCAGGTCTATCCGCTAGTGCGCAACGCCGTCCATATGAACGCGTGA
- a CDS encoding YkgJ family cysteine cluster protein — MSPQSELSCRPDCGACCTAPSITSPIPGMPHGKPAGIPCVQLLPDRRCAIFGEPTRPAFCAGLKPSADMCGETRGQALAWLTQLEAATAPGRAA; from the coding sequence ATGTCCCCTCAGTCTGAACTCTCTTGCCGGCCCGATTGTGGCGCTTGTTGCACCGCGCCCTCCATCACCTCGCCGATCCCCGGCATGCCCCATGGCAAGCCGGCCGGCATACCCTGCGTGCAGTTGCTGCCCGATCGGCGCTGCGCGATTTTTGGCGAGCCCACGCGGCCGGCATTTTGCGCCGGGCTCAAGCCCTCTGCCGACATGTGCGGCGAAACCCGCGGACAAGCGCTGGCCTGGCTGACGCAGCTCGAGGCTGCCACCGCGCCTGGCCGCGCCGCCTGA
- a CDS encoding TetR/AcrR family transcriptional regulator has translation MKNPPGQSQNQESANTKRWARRKAARPQELVAAALDLFVDRGYAATRLEDVAAAAGVSKGTVYLYFANKEELFKTVVRENLVPTLARGIDLVENYQGSTPELLRELLRGWWGLVGATPVAGLTKLIMAESSHFPDIAQFYHEEVVLPGDELFARVLKRGVARGELRDMPANPTTTLICAPLMFLMLWQRAFSASSRIEIDPEAFLDNLLQMLLFGLTTGAARDTPLPPKVGPYVWEQIQQEALAQAQGQQAAREIPAPPPETA, from the coding sequence GTGAAAAACCCGCCAGGCCAGAGCCAGAATCAGGAATCCGCCAACACCAAACGCTGGGCTCGCCGCAAGGCAGCGCGCCCACAGGAACTGGTGGCCGCCGCGCTCGATCTCTTCGTCGATCGCGGCTATGCGGCCACCCGGCTGGAAGATGTCGCCGCCGCGGCGGGCGTGTCCAAGGGCACCGTCTATCTGTACTTCGCTAATAAGGAAGAGCTGTTCAAGACGGTGGTGCGCGAAAACCTGGTGCCGACGCTGGCCAGGGGCATCGACCTGGTGGAGAACTACCAGGGCTCGACGCCGGAGCTGCTAAGGGAATTGCTGCGCGGCTGGTGGGGCCTGGTGGGGGCCACGCCGGTGGCCGGCCTGACCAAGCTGATCATGGCCGAATCCAGCCATTTTCCTGACATTGCCCAGTTCTACCACGAGGAAGTGGTGCTGCCGGGCGATGAGTTGTTCGCACGTGTGCTCAAGCGCGGCGTGGCGCGTGGCGAGTTGCGCGACATGCCGGCCAACCCGACCACAACGCTGATCTGCGCGCCGCTGATGTTCCTGATGCTGTGGCAGCGTGCGTTCAGCGCGTCGTCGCGCATCGAAATCGACCCCGAGGCCTTCCTCGACAACCTGCTCCAGATGCTGCTGTTCGGCCTGACCACCGGCGCCGCGCGCGATACGCCGCTGCCGCCCAAGGTCGGCCCCTACGTCTGGGAACAGATACAACAAGAAGCCCTGGCACAAGCGCAGGGGCAGCAGGCCGCGCGGGAGATCCCGGCGCCGCCGCCGGAGACCGCATGA
- a CDS encoding cupin domain-containing protein, translating into MAESLSKFSASAGDAATDASPTKFSHVRPQDTAFVDQGLRDFFLYRDLGIAEATGGKLLVQLVKANQPPEQGTGWHRHEAQFHVVLMLKGWARFMYEDKETLVAAGDCVHQRPGITHFLFDYSPDMEYLEIVGPADFGTVDVEGPCAVPAVTPWPADQNAA; encoded by the coding sequence ATGGCCGAGTCCCTCAGCAAGTTCAGCGCGTCCGCTGGCGATGCCGCTACGGATGCCTCTCCCACGAAGTTCTCCCACGTGCGCCCGCAAGACACAGCCTTTGTCGACCAGGGTTTGCGCGATTTCTTCCTGTATCGCGACCTGGGCATTGCCGAGGCCACCGGCGGCAAGCTGCTGGTGCAACTGGTCAAGGCCAACCAGCCGCCCGAGCAAGGCACCGGCTGGCACAGGCACGAGGCGCAGTTCCATGTGGTACTGATGCTCAAGGGCTGGGCGCGCTTCATGTACGAGGACAAGGAGACACTGGTGGCGGCTGGCGATTGCGTGCACCAGCGCCCCGGCATCACGCATTTCCTGTTCGACTACTCGCCGGACATGGAGTACCTGGAGATCGTGGGGCCCGCGGATTTTGGCACCGTCGATGTCGAGGGTCCATGCGCGGTGCCGGCGGTGACGCCGTGGCCGGCAGACCAAAATGCCGCCTAA
- a CDS encoding glutathione S-transferase family protein — MARTTLTISSKTYSSWSLRGWLLVRFAGLEFEEVLVPPDDAAARAEILLLSPSILVPRLLHQGVTVWDTLAIAEYLNEVRPKAGLLPDDRAARAHCRAICGEMHSGFAAMRAALPMNLKGHFPGFKVWSRAQADIDRIAQIWTECLTQYGGPYLFGATRTMADAMYAPVVTRFVTYGVMLDPAPVEYCKQILAMPELQEWIAAAKKEPDEISELEVEF, encoded by the coding sequence ATGGCAAGGACGACACTCACCATCAGCAGTAAAACGTATTCATCGTGGTCTCTGCGCGGCTGGCTGCTGGTGCGCTTCGCGGGACTGGAATTCGAGGAGGTGCTGGTGCCCCCCGATGATGCCGCGGCGCGCGCGGAAATCCTGCTGCTGTCGCCCTCGATTCTCGTTCCCCGCCTGCTGCACCAGGGGGTGACCGTGTGGGATACGCTGGCTATTGCCGAGTATCTCAACGAGGTCCGCCCGAAGGCCGGCCTGCTGCCCGACGACCGTGCCGCGCGCGCGCATTGCCGCGCCATCTGCGGCGAGATGCACTCGGGCTTCGCCGCCATGCGCGCGGCGTTGCCCATGAACTTGAAGGGGCACTTTCCAGGCTTCAAGGTGTGGTCGCGCGCGCAGGCCGATATCGACCGCATCGCACAGATCTGGACCGAGTGCCTGACGCAATACGGCGGCCCGTATCTGTTTGGCGCAACGCGCACCATGGCCGATGCGATGTACGCGCCGGTGGTGACGCGCTTCGTGACCTATGGCGTGATGCTGGATCCGGCGCCGGTTGAATACTGCAAGCAGATCCTGGCCATGCCGGAGCTGCAGGAATGGATCGCCGCGGCGAAGAAAGAACCCGACGAAATCAGCGAACTCGAAGTGGAGTTCTGA
- a CDS encoding undecaprenyl-diphosphate phosphatase encodes MDIALALKAVILGIVEGLTEFLPISSTGHLILAGQLLDFNDEKGKIFEIVIQFGAILAVCWEFRHRIVTVVGGLATDEKARRFAINVIVATVPAIVLALVFGKWIKAHLFNPITVATAFIVGGVVILWAEWRESHRGQVSHPQGNALLEAAKAGAPRIESVDDLNWRDAVKVGLAQCFALIPGTSRSGATIIGGMLFGLSRQVATEFSFFLAIPVIFGATVYELYKSRALLSADDLGIFGIGFVFAFLSAFLCVRWLLRFVATHDFKPFAWYRIIFGIVVLATAYSGLIAWHA; translated from the coding sequence ATGGATATTGCCCTCGCCCTGAAAGCCGTGATCCTCGGCATCGTCGAAGGACTGACCGAGTTTCTGCCCATCTCCAGCACAGGCCACCTGATCCTCGCCGGGCAGCTGCTCGACTTCAATGATGAAAAGGGCAAGATCTTCGAGATCGTGATCCAGTTCGGCGCCATCCTGGCGGTTTGCTGGGAGTTCCGCCACCGCATCGTCACCGTGGTGGGCGGTCTGGCCACCGATGAAAAGGCCCGGCGTTTTGCCATCAACGTGATCGTGGCCACCGTGCCGGCGATCGTGCTGGCGCTGGTATTCGGCAAGTGGATCAAGGCTCACCTGTTTAACCCGATCACCGTGGCCACCGCATTCATCGTCGGCGGTGTGGTGATCCTGTGGGCCGAATGGCGGGAAAGCCATCGCGGCCAGGTATCGCACCCGCAGGGCAATGCGCTGCTGGAGGCCGCCAAGGCTGGCGCGCCGCGGATCGAGTCGGTCGACGACCTGAACTGGCGCGATGCGGTCAAGGTCGGGCTGGCGCAGTGTTTCGCGCTGATCCCGGGCACCTCGCGCTCCGGCGCCACCATCATCGGCGGCATGCTGTTCGGGCTGTCGCGCCAGGTAGCCACCGAGTTCTCCTTCTTCCTGGCGATCCCGGTGATCTTTGGCGCTACCGTCTACGAGCTGTACAAGTCGCGCGCGCTGCTGTCCGCCGACGACCTGGGCATCTTCGGCATCGGCTTCGTCTTCGCCTTCCTGTCCGCCTTCTTGTGTGTGCGCTGGCTGCTGCGTTTTGTCGCCACCCATGACTTCAAGCCGTTTGCCTGGTACCGGATCATTTTCGGCATCGTTGTGTTGGCGACTGCGTACTCGGGGCTGATCGCCTGGCATGCCTGA